A window of Natranaerovirga pectinivora contains these coding sequences:
- the gatB gene encoding Asp-tRNA(Asn)/Glu-tRNA(Gln) amidotransferase subunit GatB encodes MSYQDYEIVIGLEVHCELKTESKIFCGCTTKFGGDPNTHCCPICTGMPGTLPVLNENVVEYAVRAGLATNCKIAEFSKQDRKNYFYPDLPKAYQVSQFDLPLCYEGEVEIEVNGEVKKVGLTRIHIEEDAGKLLHEAGEGSLVDYNRCGVPLIEIVTEPDMRSPEEVGIFMQKLRSILLYSDVSDCKMNEGSLRCDVNLSVRKKGSTEFGTRTEMKNINSFNFAVKAAEYEAKRQIKTIESGGTIVQETRRWDDVKGVTVSMRSKEEAHDYRYFPEPDLMPIITPKEKIEEIRKSLPEMPDLRKVRYISEYGISPKDADLIVASRNMADYFETAAKASKNAKTVSNWIITEIFSKLNEDQKEEGSIPFKPELLAELVNLIEEDIISNSIGKKVFAQMWETGKSPNTIVEEEGLKQISDDGALIDMAKEVISSNEKVVADYLSGKEQAVQSLMGQMMKKTKGQANPKKVIDILKDILNQMK; translated from the coding sequence GTGAGTTATCAAGATTATGAAATAGTAATTGGACTAGAAGTCCATTGTGAATTAAAAACAGAATCAAAAATATTCTGTGGCTGTACAACAAAATTTGGAGGAGATCCAAATACCCATTGTTGTCCTATTTGTACGGGGATGCCTGGAACATTACCAGTGCTTAATGAGAATGTTGTAGAATATGCAGTAAGAGCAGGTTTAGCAACGAATTGTAAAATTGCAGAGTTCAGCAAACAAGATAGAAAAAATTATTTTTATCCAGACTTACCAAAAGCATACCAAGTATCCCAATTTGACTTGCCTTTATGTTATGAAGGAGAAGTTGAGATAGAAGTAAATGGTGAAGTCAAAAAAGTTGGACTCACTAGAATTCATATAGAAGAAGATGCAGGGAAATTACTACATGAAGCAGGAGAAGGTTCTTTAGTTGACTATAATAGATGTGGTGTACCACTTATTGAAATCGTTACAGAACCAGATATGAGATCACCTGAAGAAGTAGGCATATTTATGCAAAAGCTTAGATCTATCCTTCTTTATTCAGATGTATCAGATTGTAAAATGAATGAAGGGTCACTCAGATGTGATGTTAACTTATCTGTTAGAAAAAAAGGCAGTACAGAATTTGGAACACGTACAGAAATGAAAAATATAAATTCATTTAACTTTGCAGTAAAAGCGGCTGAGTATGAAGCAAAAAGACAGATTAAAACCATAGAGAGTGGTGGCACCATTGTACAAGAGACACGTAGATGGGATGATGTAAAAGGTGTAACGGTTTCTATGAGAAGTAAAGAAGAAGCTCATGACTACCGTTATTTCCCAGAGCCAGACTTAATGCCAATCATAACACCAAAAGAAAAAATCGAAGAAATAAGAAAATCTCTCCCAGAAATGCCAGACTTGAGGAAAGTACGTTATATCAGTGAGTATGGCATATCTCCAAAAGATGCTGATTTAATAGTAGCTTCAAGAAATATGGCGGACTATTTTGAAACTGCAGCTAAAGCATCTAAAAATGCAAAAACAGTATCCAATTGGATAATTACTGAGATATTTAGTAAATTAAATGAAGACCAAAAAGAAGAAGGTTCTATACCTTTTAAACCTGAGTTACTAGCAGAATTGGTTAACTTAATTGAAGAAGATATCATAAGTAACAGTATAGGTAAAAAAGTTTTTGCACAAATGTGGGAGACAGGGAAAAGTCCTAATACAATCGTTGAAGAAGAAGGCTTAAAGCAAATAAGCGACGACGGTGCGCTTATAGATATGGCAAAAGAAGTTATTAGCAGTAATGAAAAAGTAGTAGCAGACTATTTATCAGGAAAAGAGCAAGCGGTCCAATCTCTAATGGGTCAAATGATGAAAAAAACAAAAGGACAAGCAAACCCTAAAAAAGTTATAGATATCTTAAAAGATATTTTAAATCAAATGAAATAA
- the gatC gene encoding Asp-tRNA(Asn)/Glu-tRNA(Gln) amidotransferase subunit GatC — MKITKEQVEHVAHLARLSLTEDEKVQMTKDLEAIIGFADQLNSLDIENIEPTAHVIPIQNVFRKDEVRESLDRKELLKNAPTKLNGCFSVPKIVE, encoded by the coding sequence GTGAAAATTACAAAAGAGCAAGTAGAGCATGTAGCGCATTTAGCAAGACTTAGTCTAACAGAAGACGAAAAAGTACAAATGACAAAAGATTTAGAAGCCATTATTGGTTTTGCTGACCAATTAAATTCTTTAGATATAGAGAATATTGAACCCACAGCACATGTTATTCCAATACAAAATGTTTTTAGAAAAGATGAGGTTAGAGAAAGTCTAGACCGTAAGGAATTATTAAAGAATGCACCAACAAAATTAAATGGGTGCTTTAGTGTACCAAAAATCGTAGAATAA
- a CDS encoding DUF2935 domain-containing protein, which yields MNRLEEVYFWAGILRDHAEFQLLTFSYRESRDIAKAKYFKDAFIAFRKKAEIQLRNPNKRDTSNFVDQFLYIVTEFIEFKKSLLQKLLTCNIELGLTPSFINHMINEALECKRELSKDKACTDMTMENIKLHLIWLPDAAGHAAAIIGDTDYVEKEWIEISQEFEKTFLDLFVKATELGMMLERTGLKNGALELLNEEVCKHIEDFNVYLCKVKELREACKLLGVIKPIMLDHMLREEKYYVSKIKEYMCK from the coding sequence ATGAATAGGTTAGAAGAAGTATATTTTTGGGCGGGAATATTAAGAGATCATGCAGAGTTTCAATTATTAACATTTTCTTACAGGGAATCAAGAGATATTGCAAAAGCAAAATATTTTAAAGATGCTTTTATTGCATTTAGAAAAAAAGCTGAAATACAATTAAGAAATCCAAATAAAAGAGATACGAGTAATTTCGTTGATCAATTCCTATATATTGTTACGGAGTTTATTGAGTTCAAGAAAAGTTTGCTTCAAAAATTATTAACTTGTAATATAGAATTAGGATTAACCCCCTCTTTTATTAATCATATGATAAATGAAGCCTTAGAGTGTAAAAGAGAGTTATCTAAAGACAAAGCTTGTACAGATATGACAATGGAAAATATTAAGTTGCATTTAATCTGGCTACCAGATGCAGCAGGTCATGCAGCAGCTATTATTGGAGATACAGATTATGTAGAAAAAGAATGGATAGAAATTAGCCAAGAATTTGAAAAAACTTTCTTAGATTTATTTGTTAAAGCCACTGAATTAGGCATGATGTTGGAAAGAACAGGATTGAAAAATGGTGCCCTAGAATTATTAAATGAAGAAGTATGTAAACATATTGAAGACTTTAATGTGTACTTATGTAAAGTAAAGGAATTGCGTGAGGCGTGTAAGCTACTAGGTGTGATTAAACCAATAATGCTAGATCATATGTTAAGAGAAGAAAAGTATTATGTTTCTAAAATTAAAGAGTATATGTGTAAATAA
- the gatA gene encoding Asp-tRNA(Asn)/Glu-tRNA(Gln) amidotransferase subunit GatA, whose amino-acid sequence MSLTLKSAYELSEKLKNKEISSEELTRSYLDRLNEVEDKVKSYVTVCEEDAINTAKNIDERRAKGEKLGPLAGIPIGVKDNICTKNLKTTCSSKMLYNFEPPYDATVVSKIKENDLVILGKLNMDEFAMGSSTENSYFQKTKNPWDLDRVPGGSSGGSAAAVAARQAVFTLGSDTGGSIRQPASYCGVVGMKPTYGAVSRYGLVAFASSLDQIGPITKDVKDMALALNSIVGYDKMDSSSAKIEYPDYTTALGQDVKGMRIALPKEYFSDGIQSEIKEQVLNVAKEYEKLGAIVEEVELKTTEYALPAYYLISSAEASSNLARFDGVKYGYRAEKYDNLLELYKQTRDEAFGTEVKRRIMLGTYALSSGYYDAYYKKAQRVRTLIKNEFDAVFNNFDIILTPTVPATSFKFGAKTDNPIEMYMNDVCTVPINIAGLPALSMNCGFDKDGLPIGVQLIGKAFDESTILKVAYAYEKTQENINKYPTL is encoded by the coding sequence ATGTCATTAACTCTCAAATCAGCTTATGAATTAAGTGAAAAGCTTAAAAACAAAGAGATTAGTAGTGAAGAATTAACACGTTCTTATCTTGACAGATTAAATGAAGTAGAAGATAAAGTGAAATCATATGTAACAGTATGTGAAGAGGATGCTATTAATACTGCTAAAAACATAGATGAAAGAAGAGCAAAAGGAGAAAAACTAGGTCCTTTAGCGGGAATTCCAATTGGCGTAAAAGATAATATCTGTACAAAGAATTTAAAGACCACTTGCTCATCTAAAATGTTATATAACTTTGAACCACCATATGATGCAACAGTAGTAAGCAAAATCAAAGAAAATGATTTGGTTATTTTAGGAAAGTTGAATATGGATGAATTTGCAATGGGTTCATCAACAGAGAATTCATATTTCCAAAAAACCAAAAACCCTTGGGACTTGGATAGAGTGCCTGGTGGTAGTTCAGGTGGTTCTGCTGCAGCTGTTGCAGCAAGACAAGCTGTATTTACTTTAGGGTCAGATACTGGTGGATCTATTAGACAGCCAGCCAGTTATTGTGGTGTTGTAGGAATGAAACCTACATATGGTGCAGTATCTAGATATGGATTGGTTGCTTTTGCTTCTTCATTGGACCAAATAGGACCTATCACAAAAGATGTTAAAGATATGGCTTTGGCATTAAATTCAATCGTAGGTTATGATAAAATGGATTCCTCATCTGCAAAAATTGAATATCCAGATTATACGACTGCTCTTGGACAAGATGTAAAAGGGATGAGAATTGCCTTACCTAAAGAATATTTTTCAGATGGTATTCAAAGTGAAATTAAAGAACAAGTGTTGAATGTAGCAAAAGAATATGAAAAATTAGGTGCTATAGTAGAAGAAGTAGAATTAAAAACTACAGAATATGCCCTACCAGCATATTATTTAATCTCATCTGCAGAAGCATCTTCTAATTTGGCACGTTTTGATGGTGTAAAATATGGATATCGTGCAGAAAAATATGATAATCTTCTAGAGTTATACAAACAAACAAGAGATGAAGCTTTTGGAACAGAAGTAAAAAGAAGAATTATGTTAGGAACATATGCATTAAGTTCTGGATATTATGATGCTTACTATAAAAAGGCTCAACGTGTTAGAACATTAATTAAAAATGAGTTTGATGCAGTGTTTAATAATTTTGATATTATTTTAACACCTACAGTACCAGCTACATCATTTAAATTTGGAGCCAAAACAGATAATCCTATAGAAATGTATATGAATGATGTTTGTACTGTGCCAATCAATATAGCTGGTTTACCAGCCTTATCTATGAATTGTGGATTTGACAAAGACGGATTACCAATTGGAGTGCAATTGATTGGAAAAGCTTTTGATGAAAGCACGATCTTAAAAGTGGCATATGCATATGAAAAAACTCAGGAAAATATAAATAAATATCCTACGTTATAG
- a CDS encoding VOC family protein: MKFTFDHNNFNVLDLDKSLAFYKEALGFEEVRRKVAEDGSFILAFLGDGVTDHKLELTWLRDWEKPYNLGDNEFHLAIRVDDFDAAYEHHKKMDCICYENKNMGIYFINDPDDYWIEILPPKK; the protein is encoded by the coding sequence ATGAAATTTACCTTTGATCATAATAATTTTAATGTATTAGACTTGGACAAGAGTTTAGCTTTCTATAAAGAGGCTCTTGGTTTTGAAGAAGTAAGAAGAAAAGTTGCAGAGGATGGCAGCTTTATATTAGCTTTTTTAGGTGATGGTGTTACAGATCACAAATTAGAATTAACATGGCTAAGAGATTGGGAAAAACCATATAATTTAGGGGACAATGAATTCCATCTTGCAATAAGAGTAGATGATTTTGACGCAGCTTATGAACATCATAAAAAAATGGACTGTATATGTTATGAAAACAAAAATATGGGGATATACTTTATAAATGATCCAGATGATTATTGGATTGAAATATTGCCGCCAAAAAAATAA
- a CDS encoding nitroreductase family protein, whose protein sequence is MQVKSIIETIKRRKSIRTYENKLLNTKDLDLINSYIKEEANLISPLGKKIRFQLVPVSKNQTEKGKKIGTYGFIKNPQAYIVGSINKNEGSIVDFGYVFEKFILYLTEMNIGTCWLGGTFNRNNFEEEINIEYNEIIPCITPIGYESENQRFLDKTIRHMAKSDKRKPWSELFFYNTFNNELKEEEANIYKMPLEMVRLSPSASNKQPYRIIVSKDYEEVHFFLERTPKYPGNNLGFEMQKIDIGIAMCHFELSCNELGLRGEWEKKEINIDMPNKYYEYIMSWKKTIN, encoded by the coding sequence ATGCAAGTTAAATCTATCATAGAAACAATTAAGAGAAGAAAATCCATACGAACATATGAAAACAAACTACTAAATACAAAGGACTTAGATCTCATAAATTCTTATATTAAGGAAGAAGCAAACTTAATAAGCCCATTAGGAAAAAAAATAAGATTTCAATTGGTACCAGTAAGTAAAAATCAAACTGAAAAAGGTAAAAAGATTGGCACATATGGCTTTATAAAAAATCCACAGGCGTATATAGTTGGAAGCATTAATAAAAATGAAGGCAGTATTGTTGATTTTGGTTATGTCTTTGAAAAATTTATATTGTATTTAACAGAAATGAACATAGGTACTTGTTGGCTGGGAGGAACATTTAATAGAAATAATTTTGAGGAAGAAATAAATATAGAATATAATGAGATTATTCCTTGTATTACGCCTATAGGGTATGAAAGTGAAAATCAAAGATTTTTAGATAAGACCATAAGACATATGGCGAAATCAGACAAAAGAAAACCATGGAGTGAATTATTTTTTTATAATACTTTTAATAATGAATTAAAGGAAGAAGAGGCTAATATATATAAGATGCCATTAGAGATGGTAAGATTATCACCTTCTGCATCTAATAAGCAACCCTATAGAATTATAGTCTCAAAAGATTATGAAGAAGTTCATTTTTTTCTTGAAAGAACTCCAAAATATCCTGGAAACAACCTAGGATTTGAAATGCAAAAAATAGATATTGGTATAGCCATGTGCCATTTTGAGCTTTCTTGTAATGAACTGGGATTAAGAGGTGAGTGGGAGAAAAAAGAAATAAATATAGATATGCCAAATAAATACTATGAATATATAATGAGTTGGAAAAAAACTATAAATTAA
- a CDS encoding SDR family oxidoreductase produces the protein MDSKVTIITGANSGIGKETAKDLAKRGYKVIMLCRDKERGEIALQEVIDYSNNEATELHLCDLGSFEEIRQFTRGFKKRFNQLDVLINNAGVILPGYYKTKDGFELQFGVNYLGHFLLTNLLLDLLKVSDDGRIINVSSGAHKQGKIHFKDINLEKNFYFWKAYAQSKKANILFTYELARRLNDTNITVNCLHPGAVATSMGINRETGFGTLITRALKPFFLTPQEGAETSIYLATSNEVEGVTGKYFYKKRAIPSSKSTYDELLAKKLWRYTNDLIKSRSEKNAS, from the coding sequence GTGGATAGTAAAGTAACAATAATAACTGGAGCAAATTCAGGAATAGGAAAAGAAACTGCCAAAGACCTTGCAAAAAGAGGATATAAGGTGATTATGCTGTGTAGGGACAAAGAAAGAGGCGAGATAGCATTACAGGAAGTAATTGACTATAGCAACAATGAGGCTACAGAACTTCATTTATGTGATTTAGGATCCTTTGAAGAAATTAGGCAATTCACAAGAGGCTTTAAAAAAAGATTTAATCAATTAGATGTGCTGATTAATAATGCAGGTGTTATATTACCTGGATATTACAAAACAAAAGATGGATTTGAACTACAATTTGGTGTAAATTATTTAGGGCATTTTTTATTGACCAATTTATTATTGGATTTACTAAAAGTAAGTGATGATGGTAGAATAATAAATGTTTCTTCTGGTGCCCACAAACAAGGTAAAATACACTTTAAAGATATCAACCTTGAAAAAAACTTTTACTTTTGGAAAGCTTATGCCCAATCAAAAAAGGCAAATATATTATTTACATATGAGTTAGCAAGAAGACTTAATGATACTAATATTACTGTAAACTGTCTTCATCCTGGAGCTGTGGCTACTAGTATGGGGATAAACCGTGAAACGGGTTTCGGTACGTTAATTACAAGGGCATTAAAGCCATTTTTTCTTACGCCTCAGGAAGGTGCAGAAACCAGTATTTATCTTGCAACATCAAATGAGGTAGAAGGGGTTACTGGTAAATACTTTTATAAAAAAAGAGCTATACCATCTTCAAAAAGCACATACGATGAATTGTTGGCAAAAAAATTATGGAGATATACCAATGATTTAATAAAATCAAGGAGTGAAAAAAATGCAAGTTAA
- a CDS encoding MBL fold metallo-hydrolase, producing the protein MEHNLKINYLYHSGFTVETNNYLLIFDYFKDHGLENKSVANGFIGKEDLETKKKIIVFSSHSHHDHFNPIILDWINVNKAIQYVFSSDIVIDKKEPYMTFLSPYDSIILDDLNIKAYGSTDLGVSFLVKVDESTIFHAGDLNWWYWWDDTEEEIAKAEKWFKEEIDYMKDEKIDVAFFPVDQRLEQNYALGAKYFIDILKPKYLIPMHFGDHYETTVKFALEMKNSLTNIFTLNSRGQEIKII; encoded by the coding sequence ATGGAACATAATCTGAAAATAAATTATTTATATCATAGTGGTTTTACTGTAGAAACTAATAATTATTTATTAATTTTTGATTATTTTAAAGACCATGGATTAGAGAACAAATCAGTTGCTAATGGTTTCATTGGAAAAGAAGATTTGGAAACTAAGAAAAAAATAATTGTTTTCTCTTCCCATAGCCATCATGATCATTTTAATCCTATTATATTAGATTGGATTAATGTTAATAAGGCTATTCAATATGTTTTTAGCAGTGATATTGTAATCGATAAAAAAGAACCTTATATGACTTTCTTATCTCCTTACGATAGCATAATATTGGATGATTTAAATATAAAAGCCTATGGGTCGACTGATCTAGGTGTATCCTTTCTAGTAAAAGTAGATGAGTCTACTATTTTTCACGCTGGTGATTTAAACTGGTGGTATTGGTGGGACGACACGGAAGAAGAAATCGCAAAAGCTGAAAAGTGGTTTAAAGAAGAGATAGATTATATGAAGGATGAAAAAATTGATGTGGCTTTTTTTCCTGTAGACCAAAGACTTGAACAAAATTATGCTTTAGGCGCAAAATATTTTATTGATATATTAAAACCAAAGTACTTGATTCCTATGCATTTTGGTGATCATTATGAAACAACAGTAAAATTTGCACTTGAAATGAAAAACTCATTAACCAATATCTTTACACTTAATTCTAGAGGACAAGAAATAAAAATCATATAA
- a CDS encoding NAD(P)-dependent oxidoreductase, with protein sequence MAHVMEESNRCLQCKKPRCKVGCPVETPINEVINLFEEGKILEAGQMLFENNPLSIVCSLVCPHEEQCEGNCILNKKGNPIKFGAIEHYISDFYLDNMDASKPMEKNGKKVAIIGSGPAGITIAILLANKGYDITIFEAHDKIGGVLRYGIPEFRLPKAIIDKLYDKLINMGVKIRPNTMIGPVITIDDLFRDGYKAVFIGTGTWRPNKLGLKGESLGHVHFAVDYLKNPDVYNLGKRLCIIGAGNVAMDVARTALRHGTREVTVMYRKGLEEVSASKHEVQYAKMDGVNFEFYKSPIEIVDDGVIYEKIEVWEDENGVKQFNVIEGSRELYEASSVIIAISQGPRTNIIATTKGIDTGNKGLVTVDDTGRTTRDGVFASGDVVTGARTVVEAVKHSKKVAQAIEEYINQLEN encoded by the coding sequence ATGGCTCACGTTATGGAAGAATCAAATCGTTGCTTACAATGTAAAAAACCAAGATGTAAAGTTGGGTGTCCAGTTGAAACCCCTATTAATGAGGTTATAAATTTATTTGAAGAAGGTAAAATTCTAGAAGCAGGACAGATGTTATTTGAAAACAATCCATTATCAATTGTTTGCTCGCTTGTATGTCCTCATGAAGAACAATGTGAAGGAAACTGTATATTAAATAAAAAAGGGAATCCAATAAAATTTGGTGCTATAGAACATTATATATCAGATTTCTATTTAGACAATATGGATGCATCAAAGCCTATGGAAAAAAATGGTAAAAAAGTTGCTATTATTGGATCAGGCCCAGCTGGAATAACCATAGCAATCCTACTTGCGAATAAAGGTTATGATATTACAATTTTTGAAGCCCATGATAAAATAGGTGGGGTACTAAGATATGGAATACCAGAATTCCGTTTACCAAAAGCGATTATTGATAAATTATACGATAAACTGATTAATATGGGTGTGAAAATTAGACCAAATACAATGATAGGTCCAGTTATTACAATTGATGATCTCTTTAGAGATGGATATAAAGCTGTATTTATTGGAACGGGAACATGGAGACCTAATAAATTAGGGTTAAAAGGTGAAAGTTTAGGACATGTACATTTTGCAGTGGATTACTTAAAAAATCCAGATGTATATAATCTAGGAAAAAGACTTTGCATCATTGGTGCTGGAAATGTTGCTATGGACGTTGCAAGAACAGCATTACGCCATGGCACTAGAGAAGTAACAGTTATGTATCGTAAGGGATTAGAAGAGGTGTCAGCAAGTAAACACGAAGTTCAGTATGCCAAAATGGATGGTGTTAACTTTGAATTCTATAAGTCACCAATCGAGATTGTGGATGATGGCGTCATTTATGAAAAAATAGAAGTATGGGAAGACGAAAATGGTGTTAAACAATTTAATGTCATTGAAGGTTCAAGAGAGCTATATGAAGCATCTTCTGTTATTATTGCAATTAGTCAAGGACCAAGAACCAATATTATAGCCACTACAAAAGGAATTGATACAGGTAACAAAGGATTGGTAACCGTTGATGATACTGGAAGAACAACAAGAGACGGCGTCTTTGCATCTGGTGATGTTGTAACTGGTGCAAGAACAGTTGTAGAAGCAGTAAAGCACTCAAAGAAGGTTGCTCAAGCAATAGAAGAGTATATAAACCAATTGGAAAATTAA
- a CDS encoding alpha/beta hydrolase, whose product MESIQSKLIKCLIKIKKGKAPIGVSKDEVIRRQTSENINPPRKITNNFIVEEKHITNYIYYVIKPNNSSSEKNILYLHGGGYVYQIMSFHWNFIEYLLRKTNATITVPIYPLAPKNGVKEIFNMLNPIYNQLISKGSERLSIIGDSAGGGIALALAELQKKKGNRQPKNIILISPWLDIKLKNPNIMSLLKYDVLMDLSLRRFGKMYAKNIKKNQEYLVSPLYGDLEGLGKITLFVGTSELFLADCRQLKQKCDSLGIIINYNEYPKMMHGWVLLPLPEAKLARKEIVKVIQEK is encoded by the coding sequence ATGGAGAGTATTCAAAGTAAATTAATAAAATGTCTCATTAAGATAAAAAAAGGCAAGGCCCCTATTGGTGTCTCTAAGGATGAAGTTATTAGAAGACAGACATCAGAAAATATTAATCCACCTAGAAAGATAACCAATAACTTTATAGTAGAAGAAAAGCATATAACCAATTATATCTATTATGTTATAAAACCTAATAACAGTAGTAGTGAAAAGAATATTTTATATCTACATGGTGGTGGTTATGTTTATCAAATAATGTCTTTTCACTGGAATTTTATTGAGTATCTATTAAGAAAAACCAATGCAACGATAACAGTGCCTATATACCCGTTAGCACCTAAAAACGGTGTTAAAGAAATTTTTAATATGCTAAATCCTATCTATAATCAACTTATTAGTAAGGGATCAGAGCGTCTTTCGATTATTGGAGATTCTGCTGGAGGAGGCATTGCTTTAGCACTAGCAGAGCTGCAAAAAAAGAAAGGAAATAGACAACCTAAAAACATTATTTTAATTTCACCTTGGTTAGATATAAAATTGAAAAATCCCAATATAATGAGCTTGTTAAAATATGATGTATTAATGGATTTGTCTTTAAGAAGATTTGGGAAAATGTACGCAAAGAATATAAAGAAGAATCAAGAGTATCTTGTAAGTCCTTTGTATGGAGATTTAGAAGGATTAGGTAAGATCACACTATTTGTAGGAACAAGTGAGTTGTTTTTAGCGGATTGTAGACAGTTAAAGCAAAAATGTGATAGCCTAGGTATAATAATAAATTATAATGAGTACCCCAAAATGATGCATGGGTGGGTTCTACTACCACTACCAGAAGCAAAATTAGCAAGAAAAGAAATTGTAAAGGTGATTCAAGAAAAATAA
- a CDS encoding zinc-ribbon domain-containing protein gives MFIVGWGYRTFKKYSKITSNCLHCDNVSMDIDLIKVTIWFTFFFVPIIPTSKRYLLMCSKCKGIEEVDKDTFFDYVNEKEKPESVGNIEALEASKWRGKTETQINYLKEMEAFKKKKEENTL, from the coding sequence ATGTTTATAGTCGGTTGGGGGTATAGAACTTTTAAAAAATATAGTAAGATTACAAGTAATTGTTTGCATTGTGATAATGTGAGTATGGATATAGATCTTATAAAAGTTACAATATGGTTTACCTTCTTTTTTGTTCCAATTATTCCTACTTCAAAAAGATACCTCTTAATGTGTAGCAAATGTAAAGGTATTGAAGAAGTAGACAAAGACACGTTTTTTGATTATGTAAATGAAAAAGAAAAGCCCGAATCAGTTGGTAATATAGAGGCATTAGAAGCTTCTAAATGGAGGGGCAAAACTGAAACACAGATAAATTACTTAAAAGAAATGGAAGCATTCAAAAAGAAAAAAGAAGAAAATACCTTGTAG
- a CDS encoding aldo/keto reductase has translation MNFRTLGKTGYEISEVSFGSWAIGGTWGEVDDKTSLMALDEAIDQGVNFFDTADVYGDGRSERLLSKLSASVKDRIYIATKAGRRLNPHNAEGYNKENLSNFINRSLKNLNVECIDLLQLHCPPTDVFYNEEVFSALDDLKKEGKIAHYGVSVEKVSEALKALEYPNVATVQIIYNMFRHKPGDEFFQLAKNNNVGIICRVPLASGLLTGKMTKDFFFDPKDHRSFNRNGESFDKGETFSGVDYELGLKAVEELRKIKPQNMTMAQFALKWILMNDHISCIIPGGKTPEQVKDNVISSELPNLTEEVMDQVKNIYDKYIREGVHKLW, from the coding sequence ATGAACTTTAGAACACTTGGAAAAACGGGCTATGAAATCTCTGAAGTCTCTTTTGGTTCTTGGGCTATTGGGGGCACTTGGGGAGAGGTTGATGATAAAACAAGTCTAATGGCATTAGATGAAGCAATTGATCAAGGGGTTAATTTCTTTGACACTGCAGATGTTTATGGAGATGGAAGAAGTGAAAGATTGCTATCAAAGCTATCTGCTTCTGTTAAAGATAGAATATATATTGCTACTAAAGCCGGGAGAAGGCTAAACCCACATAATGCAGAAGGTTACAATAAAGAAAATTTATCTAATTTTATCAATAGAAGTTTAAAAAACCTTAACGTAGAGTGTATTGATTTACTACAACTTCATTGCCCACCAACAGATGTTTTTTATAATGAGGAAGTTTTTTCTGCTCTTGATGATCTAAAAAAAGAAGGTAAAATTGCTCATTATGGTGTAAGTGTAGAAAAAGTTTCAGAGGCTTTAAAAGCATTAGAATATCCTAATGTTGCAACTGTTCAAATTATTTATAATATGTTTCGCCATAAACCAGGGGATGAATTTTTTCAATTAGCTAAGAATAATAATGTAGGTATCATTTGTAGAGTGCCTCTAGCTAGTGGTTTATTAACTGGTAAAATGACTAAAGACTTCTTCTTTGATCCTAAAGACCATAGAAGCTTTAATAGAAATGGAGAGTCTTTTGATAAAGGGGAAACTTTTTCAGGTGTTGATTATGAACTAGGATTGAAGGCAGTAGAAGAACTGAGAAAAATCAAACCTCAAAATATGACTATGGCACAATTTGCATTAAAGTGGATTTTAATGAATGATCATATAAGCTGTATTATACCTGGTGGCAAAACACCAGAACAAGTAAAAGATAATGTTATATCCTCTGAATTACCTAATTTAACAGAAGAAGTAATGGATCAAGTGAAAAATATTTATGATAAGTATATAAGAGAAGGCGTTCATAAACTTTGGTAG